TCGGTTAAAAAAATCTGAAAAGACATTCCTGCCAGGGCGGAGGGCAGGCGCCCTTGCCCGCTGTTGCCTGCCAGAGTCTCCACTGTCCCCACTGACTCAGACCATGTCGCTAAGGAGCCTGCGCTGCTCACAGGACCCACAGCTCAAGGGAAAAGCCAGCTAGGGAGCCTAGGACGCGACTTTGTGGTCCCCGCCTGAGTTGTCTGTGTGCTCCAGCTGGCTCTCACCGCTGTGGTGCCCtgcggggtccccagtgccagcttctAAGTCAGCCCCAGCCCTTTCCAGCTGGCATAGtgcctccctcagcacccctAACTGCCCCAGCCTTTCCAGGCTGGTGCAGGAGGCCCGCCCCTGAGGGGCTGCTCCCGCCTGTGTAGCCTCtccccacaggctcaactctacaggcctgcagggacctggggggCTTGTTGATCTGAAGAACATTTTCCCCCACATAGTCCGGTTCCgaagcccagatcagcaccatgtCCGTGGCAGCGAGGCCTCGCCCACCTCCACCTTCTATTAGGCATTGCTAGCTCTTGGagagaaaagaaggggggaaattttaaattatatatatatatatatatatatatatatatatatattatcttgtgctgttttttccattttttcttttactttctgtgttttattttctctcttctttcttcctccttttcattattactattacCTCTCTTCTGTCCCTTTCCTATAGGtttgcctcctatctcttttttctccttcTACTTTCACTATTAtcacttttctctcctcttttatagctcctccttctctctcttcatgcttttctttttccttccaaaatttttaaaattatttttttaatttttaactttttaaatttttcttttttattactaaacaaaaaaagggctgctaagggtaccttgAAAAACCAGGTCAAAGTAGCctgggggcactcactgaggatccagcccccactccagtcaCTAAGCCTTCGGGGTACTCTGCCAACACAGCAGTCTGGCCCATCCCTATAGTCGGTCATAGGCAgccgcctgaaagaatccttaacagtaacagataaggttcccctggcctcccaaaaacatggggcctatgaaatgatcgaggaaaaatcaacagaccacatcactcccaaccaaaaataaataaataaataattaaacagagtcaaaacatagtagcagaactaacttctctcatagaagaaacagatagccTTTCCGCGCTGCCCAGAGCAGGGTCCATACGGCATTGTCCTGGTTCCCGTCGTAACTTAAAGGGAAACTTTTAACAATGCCCGGAGCCCTTGACATCCtgcagatgaaggaggaggatgTCCTCAAGTTCCTGGCTGCAGGAACCCATTTAGGCGGCACCAACCTTGACTTCCAGATGGAACAGTACATCTACAAAAGGAAAAGTGACGACATCTACATCTTAAACCTGAAGAGGACCTGGGAGAAGCCTCTGCTGGCTGCTCGCGCCATCgttgccattgaaaaccctgccgACGTCAGCGTCCTGTCTTCCAGGAATACCGGCCAGCTGGCCGTGCTGAAGTTTGCCGCTGCCACTGGAGCTACTCCAATCGCCGGGTGCTTCACTCCAGGAACCTTCACTAACCAGATCCAGGCAGCCTTCCTTGAGCCACGGCTCCTAGTGGTGACTGACCCCAGGGCTGACCACCAGCCCCTCACTGAGGCCTCTTACGTTAACTTGCCCACCATTGCTCTGTGTAACACAGATTCTCCTCTGCGCTACGTGGACATTGCCATCCCGTGTAACAACAGGGAGCTCACTCGGTGGGCCTGATGTGGTGGATGCTGGCCCGGGAAGTTCTGCGCATGCGGGGCACCATCTCCCGCGAGCACCCTGAGAGGTCATGCCTGATCTCTACTTCTACAGAGACCCAGAGGAGATTGAAAAGGAAGAGCAGGTGGCTGCTGAAAAGGCTGTGACCAAGGAAGAGTTTCAGGGCGAATGGACTGCGCCTGCTCCCAAGTTCACTGCGGCTCAGCCCGAGGTGGCCGCCTGGTCTGAGGGCGTGCAGTTGCCCTCCGTGCCCAGCCATCAGTTCCCCGCTGAAGACTGGAGCGCTCAGCCCGCAATTGAAGACTGGTCCGCAGCCCCCACCGCTCAGGCCACCGAGTGGGTAGGAACAACCACTGAGTGGTCCTAAACTGTTCTTCCATGGAAACTAGGTTGATGGGAAATAAAGACAAGTttctaaaaagaagaagaagaagaaacagatataggaacccaagcggatgttgagaatgatgagggcaacgaatgtataagtgtgctttgcacaattgatgtatgtatggattgtgatgagttgtatgaacccctaataaaatgattaaaataataataataattaacctCAAAAAAATCTGAACAGTCTTCAGAGGCGAGGCCTCAAAGAAGAGCACGCAGAGGCTGCTTGATGTGCTAGCAAAGGATTGGCATCCTGCCCCTCCTGGAATCGGCCACCTCCAGAGAAAACCAACCACCAAATTAGAGGGGTTTAATCTCCCTAGGGACtgggacaatgggctcaaacatatcaattATGGTGAGGGTGGCATGaatcattatgggtcagaaccgactcaacatCACCTAACAATGGCAGTCCTTCTAAGAAGATGGTGAGGGCACAGTGGTCCAATTCTCACCTTCCACGTAGGAGACTCAGAATTTGATACGCAGCCAAATAATCTCATATGGAACCACCATCCCATATGTTGGAGGAGGCCAGTGTATTACTACAATGCTCAACAGGATCCAGAAATGCTTTCAGACTAACAGACTAGGAAAAGAGGTCTCGTGGTCTATTCTAAAAATCAGCTGGTAAGCTCATCTCTATGCATCACAATGCTCTGATCCACagccaatcgtgaggatggccatggcacaggaccagaccacatttcattctgctgtgcctggggccaccatgagttagaGACTGACTCAGTGACAGGCCACAAAATCCACCGCCACCAGCAGGGGACAGAGGGAGAACACAACAGCCTCTGGGATAATGCAGAGCCCCTGTGCCCTCTAGAATCTGGAGTTTTTTCCTGAAAATCCCCTGGACATTCTCCCCAAGGCTCTTTACTGGCCCAGAAGCTGCCAGTTCCTCCTCCCTAAGAGGGTAAGCTGACAGGTGCCTCCAAGACAGCCTTCAACCATagatgggaagttgatggataaaTATCCTAGCTCCCACACTTCATAGTTGGAATAACTAGGAGGTGCTTCCAATTAATTCCTTCTTTTTTTACCTAACCTATTACAAATTGAATTTCTGGCCCTTGTCATGTAAGAATTCTGAGTAATCCCAGTGGGTTATTTGACAGCAT
The sequence above is drawn from the Tenrec ecaudatus isolate mTenEca1 chromosome 18, mTenEca1.hap1, whole genome shotgun sequence genome and encodes:
- the RPSA2 gene encoding LOW QUALITY PROTEIN: small ribosomal subunit protein uS2B (The sequence of the model RefSeq protein was modified relative to this genomic sequence to represent the inferred CDS: inserted 2 bases in 2 codons), whose protein sequence is MPGALDILQMKEEDVLKFLAAGTHLGGTNLDFQMEQYIYKRKSDDIYILNLKRTWEKPLLAARAIVAIENPADVSVLSSRNTGQLAVLKFAAATGATPIAGCFTPGTFTNQIQAAFLEPRLLVVTDPRADHQPLTEASYVNLPTIALCNTDSPLRYVDIAIPCNNXGAHSVGLMWWMLAREVLRMRGTISREHPXEVMPDLYFYRDPEEIEKEEQVAAEKAVTKEEFQGEWTAPAPKFTAAQPEVAAWSEGVQLPSVPSHQFPAEDWSAQPAIEDWSAAPTAQATEWVGTTTEWS